The DNA segment atttcagaaaatcctcaccgttctctttgagcatataaaagacaGATTTAGCTTGGGGAAAATGAGTAAGCAAAGATTAAGATAAATTTGCCCCTTAAATTCTCCAGAATCATGTTTAAAAACACATCAATATCCTTCCctagacatcagaaagatcagaaatacaaaaataaaaaaaaattaaagtccAGGTCAATTGAAAGCGAGTCAGGGGCAGGGTTGCCATTCATCAAATAATAAAACACCCAGATTATTTGCTGCAAAAAATCCAGATTGTATCTTATAAACTCAGATGTTAGAAAATAGGTATATAATTGGTAATTTactgattaaatatattttgtgacaAAATGAATACAGAATTTAATACTCACTGGTAGTTAATTGTCAATTTCGTAGATATCCACAACATCTTCATTCATTCCTCCCTTTTTGAAGTTCAGTCTACTCGTATATCTTCGGTGACAAGACCCATCCATTACAACTTTTATAAGTTTAGCGTTCGGCTCCCAAGAAATGTATGACATTCTCTTTCTTGTAATTGCCTGTTTAGCAAGAAGACAATCAGTGATCGTTTCGGCCTTCAACATTTTAGGGAACTTTGTCTTTGTACAATTTACTTGGGGAAAATATGCGCTCCATGCACACTGATGAATGAGGTAGTACCGTTAAATTAGTTATGAATTGTGACAGCCTCTTAAGTTTAGAGTGGTCAAGCCCGTCTTTAAGATTGCGTATGGAATACCAGAATTCAGGGATGCTTTTTGAGGAAGCAGGAATATCTTTGTATTGCCGAAATATTCTCCACTCATCGTTTAGTTCATCAGGTGTGTTTTCTGGTGCAATTACTGGAAAGTTTGATGCCAAGGGAATTATTGACGGAGAAGAGTTAGTGAGATCGCGCGCTACTTTCGGATCAAGTATTTCTAAGAGGGCAAACACTCCAGCTTCATCGAGAGGAAAGCGCATTTTTATTTGAGAGCAAAATTCTATTAAACATTTTTTGCAATCAGTTTTGAATCTAGCTGAGTCACCAACGATGGGGTTTTGTTCTAGATAtctcattgcgcctccaccgtggTAAATATCACTTATATCTTTGTGATTTGTTGTTATTAAGATCAATATCTGATAATTTAGATACAGCTAAAACACCCTCTtttataaagcaattaaggatactTTTATATTCACTGGATACGAGTGTATGCAACAGATGCAGTCGAAAGTGTTCCGATTGAAACTCGACATTAAGAGcatttactttttttaatatataatgtaagaagAGCAGAATGTGCTTCATCCCTTTGTTAATCATTGATTCATAGATCCTTTTTGCTCTGTCCActttttctactttagcctcagactgaaaataaagtacaagggTATCCCACTGTTCTATTATAACGTTAATTACATTTTCACTAGTTTGTGAAAGCTTTGaaatcttgttttcttttgtgccaGCAACACTTTGTATCATATTGAAGTCATTTTGATGTTTGCTACTTCGAGAAAAGTAAGAAGTTAAGCCCTTTAAAAAGGACTCGAGATACGAAGGTGACACCTTCACTGCATGATTTGAACAAAGTGCAGACGAATGGCAAACACAGCCTATTGTAAATACAGTCGGAATATCGTTTCTCAATAACTTTTGAAACCCGCTCTCGTTACCCATCAAAGTTGAGTAATTATCGCTGGCAAATCCAAGTATGTTGCTCATAGATACATCTTCTTTTGTAAGCGTAGACTTGACAGCATCGTACAAACTCTGAGACGAACAATTTTCTACTACAATTGCATCCAGAAGAGTATCCTTGATATTAAGCGgttgttcattaaaaaaaagcgAACAACTAATGCTAAGATTTGTGATACTGAGATTTCCGTACTCTCATCTATCAATACTGAAAACTTTTGTTTCTTGAGAATTTCCAAGAGATTTCATTTCGTTCATAATGTGCAATTCCGTCTTGCATAATGtaagttaattttgcttttttttcatttgtagatCTTTTAGCTATTTCACTATCGGGAAAGGTCTTTTGACAAATTCCAGCCAAGTGATTTATATGATTGATATGTGATGTTCAGCAACAAAACCTGTTTGTAGCAAGTCTGCCTCAGCTACTTTTTCATTTAATGTATCATCTGTTTTTCTAACAATAGGTGAATCTAATTTAATAGCAGATTTCGCGCAATCAAAAGCTTTCTTGCGTTTGACAGTGTTTTTATGAGCTAACGGCATTAATTTGATTTGTTAGCATTTTTCAACACAACGTTTCGCAAACGCAATAACAGGCATCAGGAATGTTATCACCTTGCCGTAACCAATCTTTAAGCTCAGCAACCTCCAACCACGACTTTTTGAAATTTTGGGTGTGCCACTTCCTGTTTTTGGACACATTATTGTCTACCATTACTTCGCAAAgagttacaaaacaaaaacactcacTCAAAATGTTGTTAAGCAAATTTGA comes from the Octopus sinensis linkage group LG26, ASM634580v1, whole genome shotgun sequence genome and includes:
- the LOC115224669 gene encoding uncharacterized protein LOC115224669 produces the protein MVDNNVSKNRKWHTQNFKKSWLEVAELKDWLRQGDNIPDACYCDTLLDAIVVENCSSQSLYDAVKSTLTKEDVSMSNILGFASDNYSTLMGNESGFQKLLRNDIPTVFTIGCVCHSSALCSNHAVKVSPSYLESFLKGLTSYFSRSSKHQNDFNMIQSVAGTKENKISKLSQTSENVINVIIEQWDTLVLYFQSEAKVEKVDRAKRIYESMINKGMKHILLFLHYILKKVNALNVEFQSEHFRLHLLHTLVSSEYKSILNCFIKEGVLAVSKLSDIDLNNNKSQRYK